The Buchnera aphidicola (Cinara curtihirsuta) genome includes a region encoding these proteins:
- the rpsL gene encoding 30S ribosomal protein S12 yields the protein MSTINQLVRTPRVRKLVKSNVPALSGCPQKRGVCTRVYTTTPKKPNSALRKVCRVRLTNGYEVTAYIGGEGHNLQEHSVILIRGGRVKDLPGVRYHVVRGSLDCSGVKDRKKGRSKYGVKKLKT from the coding sequence ATGTCTACTATTAATCAACTAGTACGTACTCCAAGAGTACGAAAATTAGTAAAAAGTAATGTTCCTGCTTTATCTGGTTGTCCTCAAAAAAGAGGAGTATGTACCAGAGTATATACTACAACACCTAAAAAACCAAATTCTGCATTGAGAAAAGTTTGTCGTGTTCGATTAACTAATGGTTATGAAGTAACAGCTTATATTGGAGGAGAAGGTCATAATTTACAGGAACATTCAGTTATTTTAATACGTGGAGGACGAGTAAAAGATTTACCTGGTGTACGATATCATGTAGTTAGAGGTTCGTTAGATTGTTCGGGTGTTAAGGATCGAAAAAAAGGTAGATCTAAATATGGTGTTAAAAAATTAAAAACATAG
- the trpS gene encoding tryptophan--tRNA ligase, whose product MLDFKKKDIMFTGIQPTGLPTLGNYCGTMYRWKNIQKDYQCFFCIADLHSLTTLKQDNTKDFFSSNILDMVALYLSCGVDPNNSVIFLQSHVYTHSQLYWILSNFVYFGELSRMTQFKKRLLYNNTQINLSLFSYPVLMAADILLYNTNFVSVGLDQKQHIELVRKIALRFNSIYDNIFIIPDILIESIGSKIMALQNPKKKMSKSDINVNNTIFLLDKIDVIYLKIKQSLTDSDNPSQIIFDPEKKPGISNLLSIFSSLTDTNISILEKRFKFYQYSSFKKILSDVICDTIFKIQKSYFYFRKNEDYLIDILKFGKKTALNYSKNNLKKIFSVLNLI is encoded by the coding sequence ATGTTAGATTTTAAAAAAAAAGACATTATGTTTACAGGTATTCAACCAACTGGTTTACCTACTTTAGGTAATTATTGCGGAACTATGTATAGATGGAAAAATATTCAGAAAGATTATCAATGCTTTTTTTGTATTGCTGATTTACATTCATTAACTACTCTTAAACAAGATAATACAAAAGATTTTTTTTCTAGTAATATTTTGGATATGGTAGCTTTATATTTATCATGTGGTGTAGATCCTAATAATAGTGTAATTTTTTTACAATCTCATGTATATACACATAGTCAATTATATTGGATTTTGAGTAATTTTGTTTATTTTGGTGAATTATCTCGTATGACACAATTTAAGAAAAGATTATTATATAATAATACACAAATTAATTTGTCTTTATTTTCTTATCCTGTTTTAATGGCTGCTGATATTTTATTATATAATACTAATTTTGTTTCTGTTGGTTTGGATCAAAAACAACATATAGAACTAGTAAGAAAAATTGCTCTTCGTTTTAATTCTATATATGATAATATTTTTATTATACCAGATATTTTAATAGAATCAATAGGATCTAAAATTATGGCTTTACAAAATCCTAAAAAAAAAATGTCTAAATCAGATATAAATGTAAATAATACAATTTTTTTATTAGATAAAATAGATGTTATATATTTAAAAATAAAACAATCATTAACGGATTCTGATAACCCATCTCAAATTATATTTGATCCTGAAAAAAAACCAGGTATTTCTAATTTGTTATCAATTTTTTCATCTTTAACAGATACTAATATTTCTATTCTAGAAAAGAGATTTAAATTTTATCAATATTCTAGCTTTAAAAAAATATTATCAGATGTTATTTGTGATACAATTTTTAAGATACAGAAATCATATTTTTATTTTAGAAAAAATGAAGATTATTTAATTGATATTTTAAAGTTTGGAAAAAAGACTGCATTGAATTATAGTAAAAATAATTTAAAGAAAATTTTTAGTGTATTAAATTTAATATAA
- a CDS encoding NfuA family Fe-S biogenesis protein yields the protein MITISDLAEKYIVKLLSKKKSNTNIRIFVNSPGTMYAECGMSYCDHQDIDDINDEVISFSKFNIYISKFMLPFLKNTIIDIIENDLGTQITLKAPYAKILKKSKKFSQLEFNVKRFLSTKINPKLLLHGGSVILIGISNTGIAIIKFSGGCNGCSMIDQTLKIGIEKRLIKHFPEISGVSDITNHVSGKHSYY from the coding sequence GTGATTACAATTTCTGATTTAGCTGAAAAATATATTGTTAAATTATTATCTAAAAAAAAAAGTAATACAAATATTAGAATTTTTGTTAACTCTCCAGGTACTATGTACGCCGAATGTGGCATGTCTTATTGCGATCATCAAGATATTGATGATATAAATGATGAAGTAATATCTTTTAGTAAATTTAATATTTATATTTCTAAATTTATGCTTCCATTTTTAAAAAATACTATCATAGATATAATAGAAAATGATTTAGGTACACAAATTACTTTAAAAGCTCCTTATGCAAAAATATTAAAAAAATCAAAAAAATTTTCTCAGTTAGAATTTAATGTAAAAAGATTTTTATCTACTAAAATTAATCCAAAGCTTTTATTACATGGTGGTTCAGTTATTTTAATTGGAATTAGTAATACTGGTATAGCAATTATAAAATTTTCTGGAGGATGTAATGGATGTTCTATGATAGATCAAACTTTAAAAATAGGAATAGAAAAAAGATTAATTAAACATTTTCCTGAAATATCTGGTGTAAGTGATATTACTAATCATGTTTCTGGTAAACATTCATATTATTAA
- a CDS encoding alpha/beta fold hydrolase, giving the protein MKKKIHWSIIGKGEINIVFFHGWGIHSIAWSKIIPILKLSFTLHVIDLPGFGKSVNCSVMNFKEISNYLLKKIKNKVIWLGWSMGGLIAHYMSLNYPNYTIAMVHVTSSPYFIKQKEWLGVSKNTLKTIKKNIFTNYNKFLKQFIILHVFDKKIKNLSINNLFLKKYPNPKKKAIEIGYQWLTEIDQRNEVLSNSIPILKIYGELDKIVPREICYKINYIHKNSNSVIIKGAKHAPFLSHPNIFCNILKKFIKNKKIDN; this is encoded by the coding sequence ATGAAAAAAAAAATACATTGGTCTATTATAGGAAAAGGGGAAATAAATATAGTTTTTTTTCATGGATGGGGTATACACTCTATTGCTTGGAGTAAAATTATTCCAATATTAAAACTATCTTTTACATTACATGTAATTGATTTACCGGGATTTGGAAAAAGCGTTAATTGTTCAGTTATGAATTTTAAAGAAATATCTAATTATTTATTAAAAAAAATAAAAAATAAAGTAATATGGTTAGGATGGTCTATGGGGGGACTGATTGCTCATTATATGAGTTTAAATTATCCCAATTATACTATTGCTATGGTTCATGTAACTTCATCACCTTATTTTATAAAACAAAAAGAATGGTTAGGTGTATCAAAAAATACATTAAAAACAATAAAAAAAAATATATTTACTAATTACAATAAATTTTTAAAACAATTCATTATATTACATGTTTTTGATAAAAAAATTAAAAATTTATCAATAAATAATTTGTTTTTGAAAAAATATCCTAATCCAAAAAAAAAAGCTATTGAAATAGGATATCAGTGGTTAACAGAAATTGATCAAAGAAATGAAGTGCTCTCAAATAGCATTCCAATACTTAAAATATATGGTGAATTGGATAAAATTGTACCTCGAGAAATATGTTATAAAATAAATTATATACATAAAAATAGCAATTCTGTTATCATTAAAGGAGCTAAACATGCTCCTTTTTTATCACATCCTAATATTTTTTGTAATATTTTAAAAAAATTTATTAAAAATAAAAAAATTGATAATTAA
- the tusB gene encoding sulfurtransferase complex subunit TusB, with amino-acid sequence MLHILLNSPYDISMSSLFSFSSACDDLICLQDGVILGVIDNIFLEKFYKNFNLIYFLENDLSARGFLKLAKKNQLIMINYCSFVLLTLSHNRNMTW; translated from the coding sequence ATGTTACATATTTTATTAAATTCTCCGTATGATATATCTATGTCATCTTTGTTTTCATTTAGTTCTGCGTGTGATGATTTAATTTGTCTTCAGGATGGCGTAATATTAGGAGTTATAGATAATATTTTTTTAGAAAAATTTTATAAAAATTTTAATTTAATTTATTTTTTAGAAAATGATTTATCCGCTAGAGGTTTTTTAAAATTAGCTAAAAAAAATCAATTAATTATGATTAACTATTGTAGTTTTGTATTATTAACATTAAGTCATAATAGAAACATGACTTGGTAA
- the ssb gene encoding single-stranded DNA-binding protein — translation MASRGVNKVILIGYLGQDPDVRYMPNGGAVVNITIATSDIWKDKNTGETKEKTEWHRVVLFGKIAEISGQYLKKGSQVYIEGSLQTRKWKDQNGLDRYTTEVIVSVTGSMQMLGSRNTNNVSNTSIDKIQNISNNKNKSIRTNKLSNDDISSEYKNKSHLVDTTSKIDFDDEDIPF, via the coding sequence ATGGCTAGTAGAGGTGTGAATAAAGTTATTTTAATTGGTTATTTAGGACAGGACCCGGATGTACGTTATATGCCTAATGGTGGAGCAGTAGTCAATATTACTATTGCTACTTCTGATATATGGAAAGATAAGAATACAGGCGAAACAAAAGAAAAAACTGAATGGCATAGAGTAGTTTTATTTGGAAAAATTGCTGAAATTTCAGGTCAATATTTAAAAAAAGGATCTCAAGTTTATATTGAAGGATCTTTGCAAACACGTAAATGGAAAGATCAAAATGGATTAGATCGATATACAACAGAAGTTATTGTTAGTGTTACAGGATCCATGCAAATGTTAGGTTCACGTAATACAAATAATGTATCGAATACATCTATTGATAAAATTCAGAATATATCAAATAATAAAAATAAATCTATTAGAACAAATAAATTATCGAATGATGATATTTCTTCAGAATATAAAAACAAATCTCATTTAGTAGATACAACATCTAAGATTGATTTTGATGATGAAGATATTCCTTTTTAA
- the tusD gene encoding sulfurtransferase complex subunit TusD, whose translation MNFILFVTGPPYGTQNSITAFLFVKSILFLNHHIKKIFFYSSGVYNANIMISPPINEFNILKGWINLKEKYNLKLCICPSSAYRRGILLNKSIIKSKYIQEIYSSSFNLTSLSELSYSINNCDRIIQF comes from the coding sequence ATGAACTTTATTCTTTTTGTAACTGGCCCACCTTATGGAACTCAGAACTCTATAACTGCTTTTTTATTTGTTAAATCTATTCTTTTTTTAAATCACCATATAAAAAAAATTTTTTTTTATTCTTCAGGTGTGTATAACGCTAACATTATGATTTCTCCTCCTATAAATGAGTTTAATATATTAAAAGGATGGATAAATCTAAAAGAAAAATATAATTTAAAATTATGTATTTGTCCTAGTTCTGCATATAGACGAGGAATATTATTAAACAAGTCTATTATTAAGTCTAAATATATTCAAGAAATTTATTCATCTTCATTTAACTTAACTAGTTTAAGTGAATTATCTTATTCTATAAATAATTGTGATCGTATTATACAATTTTAA
- the aroK gene encoding shikimate kinase AroK, which yields MNKDKKKNIFLVGPMGAGKSTIGRGLSKLLNMQFYDSDIEIEKRTGADIDWVFEVEGESEFRIREEKIINELTNKKGIILATGGGSILSSKSRDFLFSRGTVVYLRATVNEQFNRTKIDKKRPLLSNNNNKNKKILHDLFQIRDPLYKNISHIIIDTYNKKVKSIISDIIYYIRTSNLLN from the coding sequence ATGAATAAAGATAAAAAAAAAAATATTTTTTTAGTTGGTCCAATGGGAGCTGGAAAAAGTACTATCGGTCGTGGTTTATCTAAATTGTTAAATATGCAATTTTATGATTCTGATATTGAAATCGAAAAAAGAACTGGTGCAGATATAGATTGGGTTTTTGAGGTAGAAGGTGAATCAGAATTTCGTATACGTGAAGAAAAAATTATTAATGAATTAACTAATAAAAAAGGTATAATATTAGCTACAGGAGGGGGGTCAATATTATCATCTAAATCAAGGGATTTTTTATTTTCTAGAGGTACTGTTGTATATTTACGAGCAACTGTTAATGAACAATTCAATAGAACTAAAATTGATAAAAAAAGACCTTTGTTGTCTAACAATAATAATAAAAATAAAAAAATATTACATGATTTGTTTCAAATACGTGATCCTTTATACAAAAATATTTCTCATATTATTATTGATACTTATAATAAAAAAGTAAAATCAATTATATCTGATATTATATATTATATACGCACGAGTAATTTGTTAAATTAA
- the rpsG gene encoding 30S ribosomal protein S7, whose product MPRRHIIGQRKILPDPKFSSDLLAKFINILMVNGKKSIAEEIVYSALSTLSKKMNKKELDIFISALDNVKPLVEVKSRRVGGSTYQVPVEVRPVRRNALAMRWIVEAARKRTDKSMSIRLTNELADAIENKGSAVRKREEVHKMADANKAFAHYRW is encoded by the coding sequence ATGCCACGTCGTCACATAATAGGACAGCGTAAAATTTTACCAGATCCTAAATTTTCTTCAGATTTATTAGCTAAATTTATTAATATATTAATGGTTAATGGTAAAAAGTCTATTGCTGAAGAAATTGTTTATTCAGCACTATCAACTTTATCTAAAAAAATGAATAAAAAAGAATTAGATATTTTTATATCAGCATTAGATAATGTAAAGCCACTTGTAGAAGTAAAATCACGTCGTGTTGGAGGGTCTACTTATCAGGTTCCAGTAGAAGTTCGTCCAGTAAGAAGGAATGCTTTAGCAATGAGATGGATTGTAGAAGCTGCTCGTAAACGTACAGATAAGTCTATGTCAATACGATTAACTAATGAATTAGCAGATGCTATAGAAAATAAAGGTTCAGCTGTACGTAAACGTGAAGAGGTTCATAAAATGGCTGATGCAAATAAAGCATTTGCACATTATCGTTGGTAA
- the rpe gene encoding ribulose-phosphate 3-epimerase: protein MKNFLIVPSILSANFCNLENDIRKVLHAGCNLIHFDVMDNHYVPNLTMGPIILQSIKNNKIPVQIDVHLMASPVDSLISLFYNLNVKFITIHPETTNHLDKTIRIIKNIGCGVGIALNPATSLNFLDYVIDELDLILVMAVNPGFGGQCFLKHILKKIKYIRYLINKKKRNILLSVDGGINLSNFSSVIHSGADILVIGSAIFHSNDCVQAIEDFKNILI from the coding sequence ATGAAAAATTTTTTAATTGTTCCGTCAATTTTATCTGCAAATTTTTGTAATTTAGAAAATGATATACGAAAAGTTTTACATGCTGGTTGTAATCTTATTCATTTTGATGTTATGGATAATCATTATGTTCCTAATCTTACTATGGGTCCTATAATATTACAGTCTATAAAAAATAATAAAATTCCAGTTCAAATTGACGTGCATTTAATGGCTTCTCCGGTAGATTCTTTAATTTCCTTATTCTATAATTTAAATGTAAAATTTATTACTATTCACCCTGAAACTACTAATCATTTAGATAAAACTATACGAATCATTAAAAATATTGGTTGTGGAGTTGGAATTGCTTTAAATCCTGCGACTTCTTTAAATTTTTTAGATTATGTAATTGATGAATTAGATTTAATATTAGTAATGGCGGTTAATCCTGGTTTTGGAGGACAGTGTTTTTTAAAACATATTTTAAAAAAAATTAAATATATACGTTATTTAATTAATAAAAAAAAAAGAAATATTTTATTATCGGTAGATGGAGGGATTAATTTATCAAATTTTTCAAGCGTTATACATTCAGGTGCTGATATTTTAGTAATTGGATCAGCTATTTTTCATTCTAATGATTGTGTACAAGCTATAGAAGATTTTAAAAATATTTTAATTTGA
- the dusA gene encoding tRNA dihydrouridine(20/20a) synthase DusA, whose amino-acid sequence MKNNYSNKFSVAPMLKYTDPHCLFFYRQLTKNTLLYTEMITTQKMLHSKNLFKKKQIKNNYPIAIQLAGNNPKHIAKCAKIAYKMGFNEINLNIGCPSKHAQLGNFGVCLMHKPILVYELIKSIYFTVPIPISVKIRIGTNKKNDYQSLKNFIKKVSKNKYCIKFIIHARIADLKIQSPKKNRRIPLLNYNYVYKIKKDLPHLIIIINGGIKSILEIKQHLQNVDGVMMGREIYKNPLLLYKIETEIFSYKKNINLKKCFKKMLIYINQEEKNGNKIIHIMKHMLNIFYNHPQAKKWKLYILYCIHNKKNIFNLFKKINKIFDKKNKNFFHKY is encoded by the coding sequence ATGAAAAATAATTACTCAAATAAATTTTCTGTTGCTCCTATGTTAAAATATACAGATCCACATTGTCTATTTTTTTATCGACAATTAACAAAAAATACTCTTTTATACACTGAAATGATTACTACACAAAAAATGTTACATTCAAAAAATTTATTTAAAAAAAAACAAATAAAAAATAATTACCCTATAGCAATACAACTAGCCGGAAATAACCCAAAACATATTGCAAAATGTGCAAAAATAGCATACAAAATGGGTTTTAATGAAATAAATTTAAATATTGGATGTCCTTCTAAACATGCTCAACTAGGTAATTTTGGTGTATGTTTAATGCATAAACCTATTTTAGTATATGAATTAATTAAATCCATATATTTTACAGTACCTATTCCAATAAGTGTTAAAATTAGAATAGGAACTAATAAAAAAAATGATTATCAATCTCTTAAAAATTTTATTAAAAAGGTATCAAAAAATAAATATTGTATTAAATTTATTATTCATGCTAGGATTGCTGATTTAAAAATACAAAGCCCTAAAAAAAATCGCAGAATACCTTTATTAAATTATAATTATGTATATAAAATTAAAAAAGATCTGCCACATTTGATAATTATTATTAATGGAGGAATAAAATCTATTTTAGAAATAAAACAACATTTACAAAATGTAGATGGAGTTATGATGGGAAGAGAAATATATAAAAATCCATTATTACTTTATAAAATTGAAACAGAAATTTTTTCTTATAAAAAAAATATTAATTTAAAAAAATGTTTTAAAAAAATGTTAATTTATATTAATCAGGAAGAAAAAAATGGAAATAAAATTATTCATATAATGAAACATATGTTAAATATTTTTTATAATCATCCACAAGCAAAAAAATGGAAATTATATATTTTATATTGTATACATAATAAAAAAAATATATTTAATTTATTTAAAAAAATAAATAAAATTTTTGATAAAAAAAATAAAAATTTTTTTCATAAATACTAA
- the aroB gene encoding 3-dehydroquinate synthase produces the protein MIDKVHVNLNFNSYDIYIGSQLLKDESISSFFLSNKNSVIIINENVYNIILKNKLKTNFYNYIKDIKFFLIKDGENFKNFKTVEKIISFLLKKSYGRNLSLIALGGGVVGDITGFVASIYQRGVNFFQIPTTLLAQVDASIGGKTGINHSLGKNMIGSFWQPKGVLIDIDFLLTLPKKHIISGIAEIIKYAIIFDYNFFIWLEKNLLKILNLYENELLFCIKKCCELKVRIVENDEKENSSRAFLNLGHSFAHAIETYTGYGKWLHGDAVSVGIIMASYLSFQLNILKEDDLFRIIKIFHNIGLPIIGPKNMKPNDYLFLMLRDKKVLNGIIRLILPVTIGKVKIFSSIDQNFLLKSIKKFQKKYIF, from the coding sequence ATGATAGATAAAGTACATGTAAATTTAAATTTTAATAGTTATGATATATATATTGGTAGTCAATTGTTAAAAGATGAATCTATATCATCTTTTTTTTTAAGTAATAAAAATAGTGTCATAATTATAAATGAAAATGTATATAATATTATTTTAAAAAATAAATTAAAAACTAATTTTTATAATTATATTAAAGATATAAAATTTTTTTTAATTAAAGATGGGGAGAATTTTAAAAATTTTAAAACTGTTGAAAAAATAATATCCTTTTTATTAAAAAAATCATATGGTCGTAATTTATCATTAATAGCTTTAGGTGGTGGAGTTGTTGGTGATATTACAGGTTTTGTTGCATCAATATATCAAAGAGGAGTTAATTTTTTTCAGATTCCCACTACTTTATTAGCTCAAGTTGATGCTTCTATAGGAGGAAAAACTGGTATTAATCATTCTTTAGGAAAGAATATGATTGGTTCATTTTGGCAACCTAAAGGTGTATTAATTGATATTGATTTTCTTTTAACTTTACCTAAAAAACATATTATTTCAGGTATAGCTGAAATTATTAAATATGCAATTATTTTTGATTATAATTTTTTTATATGGTTAGAAAAAAATTTATTAAAAATATTAAATTTATATGAAAATGAACTTTTATTTTGTATAAAAAAATGTTGTGAATTAAAAGTACGAATTGTTGAAAATGATGAAAAAGAAAATAGTTCACGAGCTTTTTTGAATTTAGGACATAGTTTTGCTCACGCTATTGAAACTTATACAGGTTATGGAAAATGGTTACATGGTGATGCTGTTTCAGTTGGTATTATAATGGCATCATACTTATCTTTTCAGTTAAATATTTTAAAAGAAGATGATTTATTTAGAATAATAAAAATTTTTCATAACATTGGTTTACCAATAATAGGACCTAAAAATATGAAACCAAATGACTATCTTTTTTTAATGTTGCGAGATAAAAAAGTATTAAATGGAATTATTCGTTTAATTTTACCTGTTACTATAGGTAAAGTAAAAATTTTTTCTTCTATAGATCAAAACTTTCTTTTAAAGTCTATTAAAAAATTTCAAAAAAAATATATTTTTTAA